One Malania oleifera isolate guangnan ecotype guangnan unplaced genomic scaffold, ASM2987363v1 ctg156, whole genome shotgun sequence genomic window carries:
- the LOC131147125 gene encoding uncharacterized protein LOC131147125 codes for MTITKYFTRFKKLWDQLLNLELLLKCTYGAIKTLNASHEKTYAMRFLMGLNENFETIRTQILMHEPFPSIIKIYALVLQEESHKNVGYEEYYTIKSDSIAMYANLKGRYKPKGRSSVNQVTRNPGTATESVSVQCPISKAQCEQFLTFLNPGNNFGKNYHAANVSTSNGLPNLASGAIDVCSSADDPSIAGVATNKPHCQANNYLETMSGATNHMVHSVSCFTTIIATMNTHVNFPNGEDLAHWNTLGQGKECNGLYLLEDSNFVPSFVSSVSSVNKTQPHIWHFRLGHPSNTKPLLLKSIPTIDSYKYFLTIVDDHSRCTWVYLLKHKSQTQSILE; via the exons ATGACAATTACAAAGTACTTCACAAGATTCAAGAAGTTGTGGGATCAACTGTTGAATCTGGAGCTATTACTAAAGTGCACCTATGGAGCAATCAAAACCTTAAATGCTTCTCATGAAAAGACTTATGCTATGAGGTTTTTGATGGGTTTGAATGAGAATTTTGAGACTATAAGGACTCAAATTCTGATGCATGAGCCTTTTCCTTCGATTATCAAGATTTATGCCTTGGTTCTTCAAGAAGAGTCTCACAAGAATGTAGGATATGAAGAATATTACACTATCAAGTCAGATTCAATAGCAATGTATGCCAATTTGAAGGGAA GATATAAACCAAAAGGAAGATCAAGTGTTAATCAGGTCACTCGCAATCCGGGAACAGCAACTGAGAGTGTGTCAGTTCAATGTCCCATTTCTAAAGCTCAATGTGAGCAATTCTTGACTTTCCTTAATCCTGGGAATAATTTTGGTAAGAATTATCATGCAGCCAATGTGAGTACTAGTAATGGATTACCAAATTTGGCATCTGGAGCTATTGATGTGTGTTCATCTGCTGATGATCCTTCTATTGCTGGTGTGGCTACCAATAAACCACATTGTCAAGCTAATAATTACCTTGAAACTATGTCAG GTGCTACTAACCACATGGTGCATTCTGTATCTTGTTTCACCACCATAATAGCCACAATGAACACTCATGTAAATTTTCCAAATGGTGAG GACCTTGCTCACTGGAACACACTTGGCCAGGGTAAAGAGTGCAATGGCCTATACCTGCTAGAAGATAGCAATTTTGttccttcttttgtttcatcTGTTTCCTCTGTTAATAAAACTCAGCCACATATATGGCATTTTAGGTTGGGACATCCTTCCAATACCAAACCGCTTTTACTCAAGTCAA TACCTACTATTGATTCCTACAAATACTTCCTCACTATAGTGGATGATCATTCTAGATGTACATGGGTTTACTTGTTAAAGCACAAGTCACAAACTCAGTCCATATTAGAATAA